The Cryptomeria japonica chromosome 9, Sugi_1.0, whole genome shotgun sequence DNA segment CGAAGGATTTCTCCTGCATCCTACAGGCGGCAATCGAAACACACGTACAAAGGGAAGCCACCGCCGAAGATGTCCCAAAAGATGTTGTGTGGAGTTCGCTCGGAGTAAGCGCCACTGTGAATCAGTTGATGAGCGAACTGCCTAACTTTTGGCACAAGGATTTTTGGCTCTCCAGAACCGAAGGGAAGACATCTACCAAGAGAACCGACGGCAACAAATTCTACGGGAATTTAGGGAGCGCCAAGAAGATGAGCACAATACATGAACTCTTACGGTCAGAGAGAATAAATAAGAACACCCCATTGTAATGAGTATGTCAGTGACATACATTATGTACGAGGGATGAAGTAATAAAAGTTTATTTTTgctgtgtacatggtgtgtgcttgttgtgtacggaagtgatttatgcccaatatactaaataaagacaaaaataaaaagatacaaagtgacgaatgggaagtggcacaaagagcgttgaatctcaaacaacagatagaacgaaggcgtaggctaaggcagcttgccgacgAACGACtggccgaggggttgctcgaagggaacctaggaggtgTCActgagagaattacactctctacactgttgtagggttgctcgaagggaacctagAAGAAGTCATGGAGGGTgctgaaggagaactctacagttcgccagaattcCACCATAGcaaagatgtaaatatcttaatcggcaataaatcttttggccaaaatttttttttaaatcgggAAAAAATTGGCAATAAATCCGCAAAATTATCgcacatttgaaaatatataatttttttaaatattctaaaaaaacacatgtatacactaaatttatagaacacaatagcatattactggtttccatcatatataaatcatagtTTGAGACTTTGAGTCAAATACATACCATATGGCATATAGCAAAATGATATACCaaaaaaacaagttcaagttctaaatagtaaatactaaatacgATTGAGTCAAATCCATATTGTAGAGCGTAGACCACAAAACAAATTAGTGAAGTCTGAATACATATTAAGTTCATGGTTTCATATCATTGAAAACTGGAAATCATAGATTGCGTTTGCGACTAAAACTCAAAAAACTCTATTGCCCCTGAGTGGGTGCTGAAGTAGATGGTGTTGCAGCAGCTGCTGCTGCTGCAATATCCTCAACCGATGATGAATCTGCCTCTTCTGGATCAACAAACTCATCTCCCGCCTCCTCACGTTTTGCCACCTCTGCCGCCCATTCAGCTGCCTCCCTCTCCATCTCATCTAACTAAGCGTCATTATCCACATCAACATCACCAGTAGCACCATCAGGTTCAGCAATCCAATCCGTCATGTATGGATCAATCTCATCAATGTCAAGTGCGTCATATGAATTGTTCCCTTGTACCCTCCTTTCATGCAGTAGAAGGTTGTACTGCACATATACAAGGTCATTCAATCGcttttgagtcaacctattgcgcttttttgtgtgaaTGGCCTCAAAGACACTCCAGTTGCACTCACAActagaagcactacaaggctgagaTAATATGCGGATTGCAAGCTTTTGgagattaggcgttgtggcaccataatcttcccaccacagatCTGCAAGCATACAAATTGGCATTTATAACTCGGTAAAGATTTTTATAATCTTAAAgattgaaataaatggtaaaatagaTTTAAGAGCACATTTTTTTTTACCTAGCAGCAGGGTGTCTCTCTTACGAATACCaataggtgaagaaaacaatggccCATCTTCCTTCTTGTACCTCTGCAACTCATCAACAATGATGTCTTGAATATTTTCATCAAGAACCAACCTCTGAATACATGTGTCAAGGCCAAGTTGAACCTCCTCATCTATTTTGAAATTGCGGGAGTAAAAGAACTTGGGGTTAAAATAGTAGGCAGCAGCAtggatatgttggtggagttgtcgGTTCCACCTTtgatcaattatgcgccatatgggttcatatttAGTCCTCTCTGACCCATACAAGTGCTGaattgcctctttggccttatccatggcctcatatagataccctatggggcttttatccccatccaccatccGTAGAACCCTCACCAACGGTTCTGACAACTAGACATGACAAATTTAACAAAAATCAGCAATGTataatattagaaaatttaaaaatatatcatcaattgaaatttgaactttgaacacttacattgatgatctcctccatgagTTTGGCATATCTATCATCAAAAACAGCCTTCACgaccttctctgcttcaggcttcCTACAATAAGAGCTTtgcaaccatctttcactcacaaacATCCTCTTTAGGTTGGGCAATGCACGTAATATGCTCTGTAAGTTGAGGAAATTCGTGGCAAAACGTGTGACTCCTGAACGTACAAGATCCTTACCATCAGTGTGTTGTCTCATAAGCTCCAAGACCCATGTGTGGTTGTAGATGTACTTTGTGATttcccttccatcttcaaccacattcttcacccaactaagtttccctatgtcctcgagGAGTAAATCAAGGCAATgagcagcacaagggctccaaaataatgatGAATGCGTAGCCTGTGGAAGTTTACCCGCtaccacatatgcagctgcattatcagtcacaacctAAACAACATTTTGCACTCCCACTTCGATCACCACCTCAttcaacatgttgcacaaggtttctGCATTCTTCACTTGATCTGAGGCATCAATCGATTTTAAAAATACCCCCTGTCCCcttgaagcaactagaaagtttaTGAGTGTCCTATTCCTACTATCTGTCCACCCATCAAATAAAATGGTGCAGCCATTCCTTTCCCAATTCCTCCTTTGTTGTTCCACCAGCTGAtgtgtgttttggacctcatcctgcaataatGGCCCACTCAACTCATAACGACTTGGGGACTTGAACCCCTTACCAGAAATGGTCAATCCACTGACCATTTGCTCCCAATATGGACTCTCAATAATACTAAACGGAATATTGTTGTAAATCCAAAATCTAGCCACTGTCGCTCTTGTCTATTGATGCACTTCCTTATTCCGTGAAGTACCTaacaatccaggttgtgcaccaggagtgttacgaGGAATGAAAAAACCAGATGTATTGCTGCCCACCCCAATATTTTCTGACTCTGTAGAACTGATATTCCTcgttggggctgccattgcctttGCTGTCCTCTTTTTTTCTACCTTCTTTTGCTCAAATTCTGAAAGTCTTGCTTTTGCCTCCCTTTGAACCTCTTCAGGACAATTGTCACATACTATAATATTTTGTCCACTGATTTGTGCAACGTGAATTTTGAGTCGGTATATGCCACCGGTCATAGTTTTTGTGCAATGGTTACAAATAACCTCTCCTGGCACTGCACTTGTTGTGCCATGTTTCCACATAGGATCCCTCTTTCTACCACCACCTCTACTTGTACCACCTCTAGTTGCAGAAGCCATTGTCTTTTATAAAAATTCGAAAAAAACCTATCAAAAGAGACCAAACATGGATCAATAAATATAAATTGAAGATGAACACAAATTAAAATTGGACAATTTAGCAAGGTGATGATTCACAGCCAAAGTACCAAACTATAGAATCTAGATAAATGTCTCATCAAGCTAATTGTATGTgcctccattatcaattagatacATCTCAATTCTGTTATTTTTAAACCACTATTGCAGTGTGTAACTGTAGATCATGGATACAGTTAATTATTATTACATAGTGACACACCACTATTAGTAATTTATTACTATTATTACACAATACAGTGTATTGTGTAATAAtagtaataaattaaattttaataagtgTCTGTGTAGTGAACTATAAATTAATAATAGAGTAAGTAACTGTAAGATAATAATAGTAAATTATAGTCTTAGGAAACTATAGTAAACTACGGTCTTAGGAAAACTGcagtaaaataataataataaatattaaatatacaaCACACTACACAGTATGAATTTTAGTTAAAAACTACTGCAAATTAATAGTTAATATGAATTTTACAgtgtaattgtaaattaattttgtgACATTTTTTTTATTCAAATTTCATACTGTGTTGCAGAAAAATTACTGTAAATTAATAATAAACAGTTACTGTTACACACTTACACTATTAATAAATATTGATCtgtaaattaataatatataatatatattatacacTATACACGCTATTATTAATAATATACTATTATACAGTTACCAGTATACAACTTAACACAATTTTGGGTTAGTTTTTTATTCTGTTATTTTGAATTTTTAACTGTGTTATACAGTATGCAACTTAACACAGTTTTGggtttgttttttatttgaattaatGTCAGGAGGAAAATGTTAGATTATTACATTAACATCTTTGTATTGGCCACTTGGTTACCACAGTTTTGGGTAaaaaatttattctattatttCAAGTTTATACAGTATAACATCTTTGTATATGTCATGGAAATTTCGAATCAAGAATCACGAATGAgcagataaaataaaaatttattatgttattatgtacATTGTATATGTCGTGGAAATTTCGAATCACGAatgaacaaataaaataaataaaaacctgCAACACAATCTGAATGCCGCGTCGGTGGGGAAGCTGCAATCAAAACCGGCGAATTCGCATGCAATATGAATTTGCCTCTTTTTTTGTTTTTAACTTCAAACTTTTTACTTTTTAGGGTTGCGGCTCCGTCGTTTTTAGACGCGCGATTTTTATTAGGTTTTACGCAAGTTTTACACAATAAAATCGCGATTTTCAGTTAAACGATTCACGAGTTTTAATGAAAAAATCGTTTCCGATTTTTTGGACGATAAAATCGGCGGGCTGAATGAGTCGGGATATATCGCGATTTTTGCGATTTTCTGCCGATATTTACATCCTTGCACCATAGGataagaagtcgcgaagagttggtggaacaaacaaggcgaaatctAAACCTGATCaacgctaccagagacctactaaagaacttgtccatttcggaggacaaccagagggagacaaccaaccggagggagacgaccgaaggtgacggtacgccgaaggtgccgagggaacacaagggtaccgtacgagagacaatttgttcggttcggggtcagcaaccttctccggaggacccacgagtggagggtcaggtgcaagAGGCCGAGGCGGCGGATCACCGgatacaagcacacaaggcatcaAAGGAGcaagacccagcggtgggatggcaagtaaacagaaattgccaaagttcataggggacggcaaggaagaccccatATGGCACTGCCGCACATGTGAAACTATTTGGTCCGCCAACGAAGTGACGGACCAGGATGAGTGGGTACAGCAGTTCCAAGCCACGTTACGCGGGGTTGCCATAGATTGCTACTCCGATgttgacaagcaaaaagtggccccATGGGCCAATCCACAGAAGGAATTcaaggaggagtttcggttgctctgtgatgacaatgaaatcgtggccgagatatacagtaccaaacaaggtcccaaggagacagtacgggcatacagtcggaggctgaaagaattgctgggtaaaatggaaagccaacccgcagatgggtTGAAGAAaagatggttcgttgaagggttgaaatcctccctacgaaagaagatgaaaattgtactcccaacgtcatatgacgacgcctgtAATAGAGCGATGGACCTCAAGAGCGAACACAaaacgtcaaagaagaagaaaagtaataaatactcaTGAGATCCTCTTCTAAGTAtgccacctcatggtggtgacGGATTGTTCCATGAGGCCAAGGGGTGCAAGGAGTGCCCCACCCTTGGTGTTAGAAGAGAAGGATGTTCCAAACACCCTAGTTTGCCCTAAACCTCTACCATGGTTGACCATTAGATTAAGGAACTCCAATCATAGGGAGGAGAATAATGGTGACAAGAAGAGGTGAACAGCTATAGGATTCCTCACTAGGTACACCCCCTCATATGGATGGCGAAGGGCCACATGATGGACGAGAGGGATGGTATATTTGCTCTTGTGCCTAGGGTAGAGGATCGTGTAAGGCACCCTAATATGCTTCTTATCCTAACTCCCGTATGGTTGAATTCCATTAACGAATAAAATATATCATATGACTAATataatgttcctaaccctagtaggaaagaTCTATTTTATGGACTATGCTTTCAATAAGcttggaattgtgattttagggcaaaaactagggcatttacaaaaggAGACATTACACACAATGCTGAAATCAAGAGTGGATGCTCTTGTGTCAATGTGAAAAGAGATTTTCGACCCTAATGGGGATGTCAATGAAAGGCATTCTTACCATCATTGGAAGCAACCTTTTTGGCCACATGTTGATGCCAAAGGAAAAGGTTTCTGATGTTATTCCTAGGGAGGTCGTTTGGGTCATGTGTTGATATGTGTATTGACATGATGACACCAGCAAATGAAGCTCCATTTTCCTTCCAAAACCCTACTTCATAGGCTTTCCTAAGTTTTTCTCTGGCTCATAAATAGATCTCAAACTGCATCAGAATTCTCCAAATTCTCATTGCTGACTTCCTCTATGTCTGATCAACATCCCTGCCTCCAAAAACCTGATTAATGTTTTGAAACCTTATTCCTCTTCTTTTCACATTGTATTATAAAATCTACCCTTTATTGAAAAATTCATTATGGTCTGTTTTTAATTGCTTGGCACTCGGGCATCACTGTTTAATTTCTAAAACTGAAGTAAAAAGAAAATTGTGCAGACTTGTTTAACATCTGCACATTTAACCAAATATTCTATTACACATACAAGGAGATCGACATGATATTATAACTTTACAGCAACTTGCTGAAACAGATGCAACATCCCATTATATCCAAACATAGCCATATCCAGAAAGCTTCACGTGAGTTGAGTTTATCTCACCTCAAGAGTGTAAAGAAGAGTAGCAGTGCAAGAAAGGCAGGATCTGAGCCATATGAGCATGATGTGGTATCTTAGAGAGAAGAACAAGCTTCCTGCTTGGTAAATCAAACCTACTAAATGCATATTCCATATAGATTTTATGAATACAAAAGAACATTTGAACTATTAATACCTTTAAACAAGTTCACTGAACAATAACTCTCACATTATGATTACATACAATAATGAACTGTTTGATGGGTAAACTCTAATCCTATGAAATAAACCATGTGTCcaatcaaatcctaaccctaggGAGTTCACCAATTTCATAATCAGTAGCCATTCTAATGGTAGAAGCTTTTCTTATTCATGCTTAccaatcaactttttctctttgactGACATAAATTGATCACCATCACAACCAAACACGGGGATCATTAATGTGAAGGCCACATATTACAATGCCTCAATAATTCTCAA contains these protein-coding regions:
- the LOC131072720 gene encoding uncharacterized protein LOC131072720 yields the protein MRQHTDGKDLVRSGVTRFATNFLNLQSILRALPNLKRMFVSERWLQSSYCRKPEAEKVVKAVFDDRYAKLMEEIINLSEPLVRVLRMVDGDKSPIGYLYEAMDKAKEAIQHLYGSERTKYEPIWRIIDQRWNRQLHQHIHAAAYYFNPKFFYSRNFKIDEEVQLGLDTCIQRLVLDENIQDIIVDELQRYKKEDGPLFSSPIGIRKRDTLLLDLWWEDYGATTPNLQKLAIRILSQPCSASSCECNWSVFEAIHTKKRNRLTQKRLNDLVYVQYNLLLHERRVQGNNSYDALDIDEIDPYMTDWIAEPDGATGDVDVDNDA